ATTCTTTCACAAATTCTTTTTTTGCTAAAAACTTAGCTTTATCATGGTCTCTTATAATATAAACTACTTCTCCTTCTTCACAATTAGATTTCATTTCATCTAAGAAGTAAAAACCTTCATAACCTTCTGTTTTTTCAGGAACTTCATCTTTTGGGAACATTTCTATAATTTCACTTGCAATCAAACTTGCATTTATCATTTTTCCTTTTGCAGTTCCTGGGTGTACACTAACACCCTTTATTTTAAATTTAGCTTGAGCAGCATTAAAACTTTCATATTCCAATTCCCCAACAGGTCCACCATCCATAGTATAAGCATAATCTGCTGCAAATTCTTTTACATCAAAATAATCTGCTCCCCTACCAATTTCTTCATCTGGTCCAAAAGCAATTTTAACATCTCCATGTTTAATTTCTGGGTGTTCTTTCAAATATTTAACTGCTTCAATGATTTCAACTATTCCTGATTTATCATCTGCTCCAAGTAAAGTTGTACCATCTGTTGTAATTAATGTTTTAGAGACATAGTTTTTTAAATTAGGAAATTCTTCAACTTTTAAAACTATATTTTGTTCTTTATTTAAAACTATATCTTTTCCATCATAGTTTTCTACAATTTGTGGATTAATTCCTTCTGCATTAAAATCTGCTGTATCCATGTGTGCAATAAAACCAACTGTTTGAACTTTTTTATCCATATTACTTGGTAAAGTTGCATTTACAAAACAAGCCTTATTTATAAAAATATTGCTTAATCCTAATTCTTCTAATTCTTTTTTTAGCATCTTAGCAAATTCCATTTGTGATGGTGTTGATGGAATTGTTTCACTTGCATCATCTGAACGAGTATTAAATTTTACATACCTTAAAAATCTTTCTTTCAATGTAGAATATTTTTTTGAATCCATTTCATTTCCCTTCCTTTTATAAAATTTATTTCATTATATAATTATACTATCAATTTATATAAAATATCAATATCTATTTAATATTAATATATTAAAACTAAACTAATCCTTCTTTATTATTGGATACCCAATATTTATATAATTTGATTTTACACGATAAATCTGTGAGCATACCTCATTAAAATTAAATAATTCTATTTCTTCTTTATTTAAAATTTCTTTTAAATTTCTATTAGAAGTTAAAATTTTTCTTTCACTATAATTTTCTGCTTTTTTCAAATAATTTAAGTATTCTTGTCCCTTAGTTGAAAAACCCAAAATCTTAACAAAAGGAATTTTATTTTTTACTTTCTCAGTTATAGTTTCAGTTAAACCAAATAAAGAATGTAACAATATTCTTTGTAACCTTGAGATAGTAATTCTTTTAGTTAAAACCTTATTAAAAAATCCATCAAAACTTAAATTTTCCAATGAATATCTATATAATCTATTATCTAAACCAACTTCTAAATCTTGAATATTTTTTAATTCTGAATGATTTTTTATTATATTATATTTTATTAAATCATAAAAATCACTTAGACATGAAAAAACTCCAAAATTTTCCTCTAAAATTTTATATGAAAACTCTGGAACTAAATTTTTAATTTTATTTAATTTATTTTCTTTCTTTTCATTACCTGACAAAATTTTTCTAATGTAGGTTGCACTTGAAAAATTATCTTTTTCATCATCATAATAGCCTGTTTTCTCTCTTTTTATACAATATGCCTCAATCTTAGAATTTATAGTCTTTATTGCTCTTAGATATTCCAAAGCCAATATATCATTAGAGCCTAATTTTTCATCAAATAAGGCTTTTGAAAATGCAGTAGGATAAGAAAAACCTTCTGCTAAAAATTCTCTTAAAGAAAGTTCAAACTCTTTTGTCAAAGAGATAGTTGCTATTCTTTTCAATTTATCTAAATCATTACTTTCAGAACCAAAAACTATATGACTACAAGAGAGTTTATCTAAAACATTTACTGAACCTTTTGCAAATATTTCTGCACTTTGAGTGGAATAAAAAGTAGGTAACTCTATCACAATATCAATTCCTTGTGATAGAGCTATCTTTGTTTTTTCAAATTTATTTATAAGAGATGGTTCACCTCTTTGAACAAAATCACCACTCATAACAGCAATTTTTATATTATCTTCAAAAAGTCTATCTATCTCTTGAATGTGATGTAGATGTCCATTATGAAAGGGGTTGTATTCAACTATTAAACCTACTACATTTTTAAACATCTACCTCACTCCTAATTTATTTTTTTAAGTCATTATAAGTTTTGATTGCACCCTTGATATATGCTTTTTGTAAAGTGTAATCATTAGGATATTCTTCTTCTGCATTTTGTTTTATTCTATCCAAATCTGTTTTTGGAATAGATGATGAATTTAAAATAGATTTTATTTCTTCTTTACTTTTAGCATTTTCAGCCTGTGTTTTTTGTTGAACTGCATTTTGTTCTTCTCTTATTCTATTTACTAATCCCTTATAATCATTAATTTCATCATTTACCCTTGATAATTGTTTAGGATAGTTAGCCCCATACATTGCTTCTAATCTTTTTATTATAGTTTGTTTATCAACTTCTGGTATCCCTGAATTATCTAGTCTATTTATCATTTCCAAATATGAATCTTTATAATAATTATAATTTTCTCTTTTTTCTGAACCAGAATAAGTTGATACTGCTGAACGAATATTTCTCTCAACATTATCTGGTAAATCATTCATTCCTGCAAATGATGCAAAAGATACTAATAAACAAGATATTAAAATTAATTTTTTCATTTTTTATTCCTCCATTTAAAATGATTCAGGTGCTTTTAATACTTTTAAATCTTTATCCATTTCAAATATTAAAGGCTTACCAGTAGTTAAATTTAGATTTAATATATCTTCATTTGAAATATTTAATAAATATTTTATTAATGCTCTTAAACTATTTCCATGAGCAGCCACTATAACATTTTTCCCTTCTTGCAAACTCTTTGAAATATCAGAATGCCAGTAAGGTAATACTCTTGCTATTGTATCCTTTAAACTTTCGCCTAATGGAATATCAGAGTCTGCTAAATCTGAATATCTTCTATCTGATTTTGGATAATATTCACTATTTTTATCTATTGATGGAGGAGCTACATCAAAACTACGACGCCAAATATGTACTTGTTCATCTCCATATTTTTTGGCAGTTTCTGCTTTATTTAATCCTTGTAATGCTCCATAGTGTCTTTCATTTAATCTCCAAGATTTGTAAACTGGAATATATAATTCATCCATTTCTTCTAAAACTATATTTAAAGTTTTAATTGCTCTTTTTAAATATGACGTATAGGCAACATCAAAAACAAGCCCCATTTCTTTTAAACTTTTTCCTGCTGCTTTTGCTTCTTCTACCCCTTTTGGACTTAAATCAACATCTTTCCACCCTGTAAATCTATTTTCTAAGTTCCATGCACTTTCTCCATGACGAATTAAAACTAATTTCATTTGTTACCTCCATAAAATTTATTTCTTCTCAATTATTCTACTATATTTACTATTACATTTCAAATATTTTTATTTTTTCTGTATAAAAATGGTATAATATTTAAAAATAATTAAAGAGGTTTTTATATGAATAAAATTTTAGAAACTTTACTAGAAGAAAAAAAAATAAAATTAAAGGGAAGTCTTTATCATTTAACACAAATTAATTTTTCATATAACTCTAATCATATTGAGGGAAGTCAACTAACAGAAGAACAAACTCAATATATTTATGAAACTAACTCTTTTATAAGCAATAAAGAAAAAGTTGTGTCTGTTGATGATATAAATGAAACTGTTAATCATTTTAAATGCTTTGATTATATTTTAGAAAATATAAATATCTTAGATGACAATTTAATAAAATCTTTACATAAAATTTTAAAAAATAATACTTCTGACTCTCAAAAAGAATGGTTCAAAGTAGGAGATTACAAATTAAAAGCAAATTTTATTGGTAACACAAAAACTACAAGTCCTAGTAATGTTTTAAAAGAAATGAAAAAATTACTTAATGAATATAATTCTAAAATTAAAATAACATTTGATGATATTGTAGATTTTCATTATAAATTTGAAGCTATACACCCTTTTCAAGACGGAAACGGTAGAGTAGGCAGACTTATTATGTTTAAAGAATGTTTAAGAAATGATATTATTCCTTTTATTATAGATGAAGAGCATAAATTATTTTATTATAGAGGCTTAAAAAATTATAAAGAAGACAAAGCATATTTAATTGAAACCTGTCTTTCTGCACAAGATAAATATATAAAGTTATTAAATGAATTAGAAATCAAATTTTAAGTAAAATAGGAGTGATAATTATGGAAGAAAAAATCATAAAAGATTTAAAGGATATTATTATGAAGCTTGATCAAGAAACAATTAACAATTTAATTAAAAAATCCACTTCTAAAGAGGATAAATTTTTTTACAATGAGTTATATAATCTTTCTTTGCAAATGAAGCAACAAAAATTGATAAAAGAGGAAAAATATTAA
This Fusobacterium animalis 7_1 DNA region includes the following protein-coding sequences:
- the pepT gene encoding peptidase T, whose translation is MDSKKYSTLKERFLRYVKFNTRSDDASETIPSTPSQMEFAKMLKKELEELGLSNIFINKACFVNATLPSNMDKKVQTVGFIAHMDTADFNAEGINPQIVENYDGKDIVLNKEQNIVLKVEEFPNLKNYVSKTLITTDGTTLLGADDKSGIVEIIEAVKYLKEHPEIKHGDVKIAFGPDEEIGRGADYFDVKEFAADYAYTMDGGPVGELEYESFNAAQAKFKIKGVSVHPGTAKGKMINASLIASEIIEMFPKDEVPEKTEGYEGFYFLDEMKSNCEEGEVVYIIRDHDKAKFLAKKEFVKELVEKVNKKYGREVVKLELKDEYYNMGEIIKDHMYVVDIAKQAVENLGIKPIIKPIRGGTDGSKISFMGLPTPNIFAGGENFHGKYEFVALESMEKATDVIVEIVKLNAER
- the gpmA gene encoding 2,3-diphosphoglycerate-dependent phosphoglycerate mutase; amino-acid sequence: MKLVLIRHGESAWNLENRFTGWKDVDLSPKGVEEAKAAGKSLKEMGLVFDVAYTSYLKRAIKTLNIVLEEMDELYIPVYKSWRLNERHYGALQGLNKAETAKKYGDEQVHIWRRSFDVAPPSIDKNSEYYPKSDRRYSDLADSDIPLGESLKDTIARVLPYWHSDISKSLQEGKNVIVAAHGNSLRALIKYLLNISNEDILNLNLTTGKPLIFEMDKDLKVLKAPESF
- a CDS encoding nucleotidyltransferase, yielding MFKNVVGLIVEYNPFHNGHLHHIQEIDRLFEDNIKIAVMSGDFVQRGEPSLINKFEKTKIALSQGIDIVIELPTFYSTQSAEIFAKGSVNVLDKLSCSHIVFGSESNDLDKLKRIATISLTKEFELSLREFLAEGFSYPTAFSKALFDEKLGSNDILALEYLRAIKTINSKIEAYCIKREKTGYYDDEKDNFSSATYIRKILSGNEKKENKLNKIKNLVPEFSYKILEENFGVFSCLSDFYDLIKYNIIKNHSELKNIQDLEVGLDNRLYRYSLENLSFDGFFNKVLTKRITISRLQRILLHSLFGLTETITEKVKNKIPFVKILGFSTKGQEYLNYLKKAENYSERKILTSNRNLKEILNKEEIELFNFNEVCSQIYRVKSNYINIGYPIIKKD
- a CDS encoding Fic family protein — its product is MNKILETLLEEKKIKLKGSLYHLTQINFSYNSNHIEGSQLTEEQTQYIYETNSFISNKEKVVSVDDINETVNHFKCFDYILENINILDDNLIKSLHKILKNNTSDSQKEWFKVGDYKLKANFIGNTKTTSPSNVLKEMKKLLNEYNSKIKITFDDIVDFHYKFEAIHPFQDGNGRVGRLIMFKECLRNDIIPFIIDEEHKLFYYRGLKNYKEDKAYLIETCLSAQDKYIKLLNELEIKF